A genome region from Carya illinoinensis cultivar Pawnee chromosome 2, C.illinoinensisPawnee_v1, whole genome shotgun sequence includes the following:
- the LOC122301467 gene encoding uncharacterized protein LOC122301467, producing the protein MANSRNQDLTDEDKIQGLERANQYGDEDSDDSSMDALSSCGVGLGASSSGSRENGGSRTETGLMDRLTDVIVYGGDGDLLLQQSDREDSVLQWIRALDMQVIGACRADERLKPLLKMNASNGVAEDCLLAHLSRHFEPAEVGMLARCFCIPLVSLRVGKICKQGTLLFPTATRGNLNLTVLPTSDLRLSFIGDNGEKERLFTLSSKSQSLVTVEEIPADNSGRSFLIKIPGGQVVYFWCSEKSKHLGGELLVKMKDLLKRKPSVAELTGICESRFSCFATHLHAYLAATVGSTQASSPGSPIPLMDTTTELSDTSQSGHSLISFKSLRSWHIGSQSVEANSFHPGSLSPRTGSFKEGPTRNLSSLRSAAREKLIRRGDGHLSSVENLTITLSTAVDASSSNNSENDITRNLPFSPSSLLESLGKLAVAPALCLTTQVSCVGLPLFSPHYCHCTPGISTPQFSAAPQQLPALSDESQSLPHLSSLVPVRMPSSLLTSTQPPSLGEASTVNFPAFQTDPLFQLPTQTSHQILPTFTPLMCDPIVHIPLIDVCSSGQGYLVSAGPAISTAIHPLHPKLVNPLMPETDSILEKGARETLRLLISGSSRTNLPLMDVFPAVLTKADQNQIILVAGSQGLCSGTTDAGVIANSIAAMGLASLSERSDGDSYDNTDIHAGTSCGSVGSCSVDKGSTSCSDWMEESD; encoded by the exons ATGGCGAATTCTAGAAACCAAGATTTAACTGATGAAGACAAGATCCAGGGTCTTGAACGCGCGAACCAATACGGAGACGAGGACTCTGACGACTCGTCGATGGATGCGCTATCTTCGTGTGGCGTCGGATTGGGTGCGAGTTCTTCTGGTTCGCGAGAGAACGGCGGGTCGAGGACCGAGACTGGGCTTATGGACCGGTTGACGGATGTTATTGTTTACGGAGGGGATGGAGATCTGTTACTTCAGCAGAGCGATCGCGAGGACAGCGTTCTGCAGTGGATTCGGGCCCTGGATATGCAAGTGATCGGGGCTTGTCGCGCCGATGAGAGGCTGAAACCGTTGTTGAAGATGAATGCTTCGAATGGAGTCGCCGAGGATTGCCTGCTGGCTCATTTAAGTCGG CATTTTGAGCCGGCAGAGGTTGGTATGCTAGCGAGATGCTTCTGTATACCTCTAGTTTCTCTTCGAGTGGGAAAGATCTGCAAGCAAGGAACTCTATTGTTCCCAACTGCTACAAG GGGAAATCTGAATCTTACAGTTTTGCCGACATCTGATCTGCGCCTCTCATTCATTGGAGACAATGGTGAGAAGGAGAGATTATTTACCTTGAGTAGTAAGTCCCAGTCTTTAGTAACAGTGGAGGAGATCCCAGCAGATAATTCTGGCCGATCCTTTCTTATAAAGATCCCAGGTGGCCAGGTTGTATACTTTTGGTGTTCAGAGAAGTCAAAGCATTTGGGAGGTGAATTGCTTGTAAAG ATGAAGGATTTACTCAAGAGGAAACCTTCTGTTGCTGAATTAACTGGAATCTGTGAGTCACGTTTCAGCTGCTTTGCAACTCATCTTCATGCCTATCTTGCAGCAACAGTTGGTAGTACACAAGCAAGTTCTCCAGGCTCACCTATTCCTCTCATGGATACCACCACTGAACTGTCTGATACATCTCAGAGTGGACACTCACTGATATCATTTAAATCTCTGCGTTCTTGGCACATTGGAAGTCAATCCGTGGAGGCAAATTCATTTCATCCCGGCAGCCTCAGTCCAAGAACCGGTTCCTTTAAAGAGGGCCCAACCAGAAACTTGTCTTCTCTCAGGAGTGCTGCTAGGGAAAAATTGATACGGCGAGGGGATGGCCATCTTTCATCAGTTGAGAATTTGACCATTACTTTGTCAACTGCAGTTGATGCATCCTCATCAAATAATTCAGAAAATGATATCACCAGGAATCTGCCATTCTCTCCATCGAGTTTGCTAGAGTCACTAGGGAAATTGGCTGTTGCACCTGCTTTATGCCTCACGACTCAAGTCTCCTGTGTAGGGTTACCCCTTTTCTCCCCTCACTATTGTCATTGCACCCCTGGTATTTCAACCCCACAATTCTCAGCAGCACCTCAGCAACTTCCTGCATTATCAGATGAATCACAGTCACTTCCCCATCTTTCTTCTCTAGTTCCTGTTAGAATGCCATCCAGTTTGTTGACTTCTACACAGCCTCCAAGTCTAGGTGAAGCTTCCACGGTGAACTTCCCGGCTTTTCAGACAGACCCTTTGTTCCAGTTGCCAACTCAAACTTCTCATCAGATATTGCCAACTTTCACACCTTTAATGTGTGACCCAATTGTTCACATTCCACTTATTGATGTTTGCTCTTCTGGCCAAGGCTACTTGGTTAGTGCTGGCCCTGCTATTTCAACTGCCATTCATCCATTGCATCCAAAACTTGTGAACCCTTTGATGCCTGAAACCGACAGCATATTAGAAAAGGGTGCCAGAGAGACATTGCGTCTACTCATCAGCGGATCATCCCGGACTAACCTGCCATTGATGGATGTATTTCCTGCTGTTCTAACAAAAGCAGATCAGAATCAAATCATACTTGTTGCTGGGAGCCAGGGTCTATGCAGCGGAACCACAGATGCTGGTGTTATTGCTAATAGCATTGCTGCCATGGGTTTGGCTTCACTGTCTGAGAGATCTGACGGAGACAGCTACGATAATACAGATATACATGCTGGAACATCTTGTGGTTCAGTTGGATCTTGTTCGGTTGATAAGGGATCCACTTCTTGTTCAGACTGGATGGAAGAAAGTGATTGA